The Quercus robur chromosome 3, dhQueRobu3.1, whole genome shotgun sequence DNA segment CATTACAGGGTATGCTTTATTGACACAACTTGTCGTGCTGATCAGGTAAGCTGAGATCCACATTTATAACCCCCCTAAACCATCCCCCACCCCCGGTGCACCCttcccccaaaaaaagagaaaaataaataataataataataaaataaaaagaaaataataataataaaaaaaaagggagtatattgggggaaaaaaaagcatTCAAGGGAGAAAGAAGTTTAGAAGGTGAGAAATCGAACTCAATAAAGACGAATACTCAATCATGTgcttactttatatatatatatatatatatatatatatatatatatatataaggagtACTCTGTCACTTAAACCTGCTGTGCAAAAGATCTTGAAGAGGGATGCATGATGCAAAAAGAATATTCTAgtttagtcttttttttaattttagtagtCAACTGTAAGTTGATTGttcaattgaattttattttaggtcttaGTAGTTAATTAGGTTAGtactttatttaatttcctagagtccaggttatttttgtaatttagtaaTTGGCTTTCCTAAGTTAACTAGAATTAGGATTTAGCTTTAGTAGTCTATATGAGCATGTTATTAGGTTTGTTTTAGTAGTCTATATAAGTGTATTATATAGATGGGGATTTTTCCAATGATGTGGTACTGACTTTAGCCAACTGAAGTGCTGACTCCTAAGTTTGTTCTCTCTTGCTTGGCACTGACTCCAAGTAAGCGTAGATGTTGATTCCTAGGTTATCTCCTCacccctctccccccccccccccccaaactcTCCGTCTTTGTTTCCATCCAATTTGATTTTATGTTGTGTCAATTTTGGTAACAGACCAAATTCAATTGTGGATTAAAGAAATGTTATTGATGTTCAAGAATTGTTTGTAAAGTTCGAACAATATTAACACCCAGCTTGAGTCATTAGAACCCTCTAGGATGACTAGTCATGATAAAACATCTCACTCAGGACCCAATGAAATTCCCACTTCCCACACAAGAGACAACATTTGAAATGAGATATCTTAGTAATGAAGGAACATCAAGTACCAACAAAACTTAGTGTTGAAAGAGAAGTACAAGTGCCAAGAGCTATTGCTTCAACGTTGGTGGAGCAAGAATATACTATAGAGCCTAAAACAAGGTGAAATATCTAAACTATGTGTAATAGATTCAGCCTGTTGAAGAGTCAAATATGTTGTTTACCACTGAAAGTGAAGATTTTCCACTACTTAATGAGAAGAAAGTTTAACAAGAGAGCAATAAATTAGAGGGTGCACATGTTGTGAAAAGTGAACTTGATGCATCTACTACATCAACCTTCCATGGTGCATGAAGTTAAATATTTTGACGAAGTGGAAAGGACATATACAATGGTGCTCTATGTGCCTAAATATAAGGTTGTATTATTTGCGACACTAATTCCAACCTGAGACAAATTTAATGATGTGGTGGAATGCATGGCTTCTATGTTCTTAGTGTTGCCAAAAGTGATCCAAAATTTGGTGCAAGTGTCAGATGCCAGATCTCGTATCCCTCAACACTTGAAAACTCAAGATCAAGTTTTCTCCGACCAGGGAACAATGATGCAGGACGTGCAAAGATATTCTTATCCTAATGATGCAGGACAGTGGTGGGAAAATAGTgataaaagaggaaaagaagataaatGGGACAAATCCTAAGCTTTACCACCTAGAATCTGCCTGACATCCTTAGGCATCTCCACCAAAGGGTGTTTGGCATCACCACCAAACAACAGAAAAACATTcataatttagttttatttcaaAGGAAAGTTTAAACAATAAATTCTAATATAACTTTCGGTGCCCTTCAATTTGCTGTTGCATCCGTTTTTTGCTTTTGTCCACGTCCCCAAGGGAGGAACCATGAATTTGACTcctaactgttttttttttttttttttgataagtaagaagagaatattattaataaaagaaaagcaagagAAACACACAGAGTTCATGATagtgaacaaaggaaaaaaagaaacaacaagaCAAAAACAGCCCCTAATCTAttctaatagaagaaataaaatctgTAAGGGTAGAACAATCCGAGAAACCCCAACatcgagaccaatcaaagagggtcATCTGGCAAAACTCTAATAACTGAACCACAGTTTTCCCCTCATCCTCAAAAGCCCGCCGATTCCGTTCAAACCAAATAATCCACATTAAACAGCCTGGGACCAAATCCCAAATATCAGAACTATACTTCCCAAGCCAATGaaaccaacaaaataataagtccTCAACTGAACCTAGCATGACCCAATCGATCCCAAACAACCGAAACATATACatccacaaagaatgagctatCGGACAAAAAAGTAACAAGTGATCCACAGATTCCGCATTACAACAGCACAAATAACAACAATTCGCCAAAGAGCGACCACGAagcataagattatccaaagttAGAATCTGACCATGAACTGCTGTCCACATAAAAaaagccacccttttaggaaccttaactttccaaataCCCTTCCAAGGTAAGGTGGAGGGAGCTGCATTTCAAATCTTATGATAGAAAGACGGAGTATCAAACTTCTCACTGCCATTAAGATCCCAACAAAGCCTGTCACACCCTCCATCCCTAGGGATTCGggtttggatgaaatgaagaaaggaGTAGGAAGCCgccaactcccaatcattgaaTTCCCTCTGAAATCTTAAACTCCACACTCTGTCATTATCACCCACTGAAGAGAACTTATAATCTTTTAAACTCTAGTGATTATATAAATGTTGTCTAGTTTGATATTAGGTTtgtacaacaaaataaataattaattaaaaaaaagaactcggtatctttaaaatttatagaatcTCAACAATGATATTTCATagaataaaattcaattattatCATCTTCATAgtgaattattaaaattttcattggcaatatAAATTACTAAGTTTTCTACCAAAGTGAATAAATAAACTTACAATGAAACCAATGAAGTCTTCAAAATTATGAATGATTCAAAACTTTAAGAGTATTGTTAAGAAACAAATGCAATTGAGAAAAAAGTACATTATTTCTATAATTATTGGTATGTTagtcaattctttttcttttgtttttagaacATTGTTTGagaacttgaaaattttttgtgggggggggggggggggggggaggaggggGGGCGCCCAGCTCCTAATTTTGTAATGAATCCTTTAGAAATTTTCACTAATATATAGtagaaaaaattgttttaaatttttggggGGGCAATGTAGTTCTGCCCCTGCACGTATCTTATAGACCAGCAGCCAGAACAAGAAGACTTATATACAAGATCTACATTCATGTTTACAATGCAATGATGCTATTTTGCACAAGTAAAACTATCATTGCATACAACAAGAATTAAAATGCAATGGTTAAGTAGGACAAATAGAAACAAAGTGACAGAGGACAAGggggaacaaagaaaaatcatgtATAGAATTCATGGGTCAGATCTCGTAGCGCTCAAGTAGCTTGGATTTAGAGGAATTACAGTTAGGGTTTTGGTTGcggaaaagaaaaaagctgaAAATAATATGGATTATAGGCTTTCTAATAGGGAAAAGGAATAGTAGGTGTTAGAATTGGTTGATTAAATGATCAAATTTATCATattccaaaagcttaagcttttggaacAATCAGTAacctaacatggtatcaaagcaagaGGTCCTAAATTCGATCCTTGTCTCCTCCACTCTACTTTCCATTTAAATTCCCACATGTTAAGCCTCACCTATTAAAAAGGTAGTTTCGGCCCACATATGAGGGAGAGTGTTAGAATTGTGTGGTTAGAACAATCAGTAATTTGACAATAGGATGgggataaataaataaataaaagatttggCTTCCTGTTCCAGGGCTGTGAACAGTAATGGGGCTGTTTAAAGGTTATTTGGGGTTATTGATGGATAGGTAgcttagggttttgaattttgaattttttatgaaggCAGTGAGAAAttcaatctcaattttttttttttttgtgtcaaagATAGTTTTGTAATTTCCTAATTCTTGGACATGGGCCACTAGgtcttattttggattttagggtTTAAAGGGTGACAAACTCGTGCGTTTCCAAGGGTTTAAGTTTTAGGGAATTTAAAAACAAACAGGGGAAAACAATAAACTTCTAGGCTTCACACTTTAAGATTTCCTTAACATCACACCTCGGAGAAGGTCACACAAACCTCAAATAATGCTTCAAAACCtcttaatttagaaaacttaTACTCCTTTCCCCtctcaaattaaactataaaagCATTACATCCCTTTAAATATAAAACGAATACCTATTCTTGTAGAACTTGGACTTCTTAAAATCCTAAAAAGAGTCGGACCCCTTGGGCCTTTACTACTAAGACCAACTAAAAAacaactttaataaaattcaaaaacttatgGACCATTGATACAGCCCATTGAGGTGTTCAAATAAGAATCTTGACTTCTTGAAGTGCGTCCATAAACACTGAATAAAacaattgaatttgaattttctttcttttatttgtctAAGGTATCAATGATGATAATGATACACCCACCAAACTAACTAAACCGTTGAACCATTAAACTTTCCAGGTATGACAAAATCAATATCTTGAAAAGTTGATGTATGCAATAGAGCTTTTTGCTTTGCTAAGCAACATGAACCTGGGAATAAGATGCTTCGACCTTTATATCCTTCACTTTTGCCTTGTATTTATACATCGATTGCTCAATTTCAGCTTCATTAGCAATTTCCATCCCTTTAGAGTCTTGTTTTATTATAAGATCTTCATTTGTTTCAGCTTTGACCTTATTGAGAATGGTAGTTGAGACTGATTTCTGCAATTCCAATCCTTGAACAAATGGCACTTTATAAATGCATTGATCCTTTATCATATTTCCATTTATTGTCACTCAAAATCCTCTTGCTAATATGCTTGTATCTCTCCTATGTTACTAGATAACTTGTACCTTTGACAAAATCAACAGCTACATATGACATAAATATTTcgataattttttcaaaaacaaatcaatgcaATTCTTGGATATATTAGCTTGAATTCGAGGCATTTCTCTAGGATGGTCGGCTAATGTTTTGGTAGCTTCTGTTGCTACAACAGAAATTATAGGTTCTGGTTCTTTGCCTTTATCTTGAAACTTCCCTTTGCCAAGCAATTCAGAAACCTTCTTTACATCAGAAGTTTCTGTTTTTGACCTTCTTTCTGTTTTTGGGCTCTCTTCATGCTTTTTAAGCATTTGGACATCCTGTTtagctttttttcttcttgctgTTCAAATTTTAGACCAGGCTATTCTAGCATTTTAGAATGCTGTCTTTGAAATTCAGCTTTTCCTAAATATTGCATATTCCTTTACTTTATGATCAGATCTAAAACTTTTGTTATCATTTCCCACATGATAGTTGTATCAATAACTTCTTGAAGATTAAAATATTGTAGTAGACATCTTCTCTTGAATTTCATATCTCATCCCACACTTAAATTGAGCAATTGTCAAGTGCTTGCATTCAACaactcacatttgatagttagTTTACCAAACATTCTAGCATAATCAATCACTAATAGATTACCTTGTGAAAACTAACAATCTCATCATAAAGTCTTAGTTTAAGTCAATCTTGAAAAATCTTTTCTTAAGATGCATCTGTCACTCCAACGCATCGTTGAAGTCACGTAAAATCTATAACTATGTGAAATgcaacctgctctgatactAAAATATAGGACAAGGGTGAACAAAGCAAAATCATCTGGCAGTGCTTGGGCAGCTTGGATTTTGAAgagttagggttagggtttggtGGGAAAAAAGCTGGAAAATGATAAGGATTATAGGAATATAATAGGGAAAGTAAATAGTAAGATTTGGGaatgaaacaaaaggaaaaaccaaGATTTGGAGTGGCGTTCAAGGTCTGTGAAAAATAACATTTGAACAGTAATAGGGTGGTCTAAGGATTATTTGGGGTTATTTGATTGGTGGGTGGGTTAAGATTTTGAAGTTTTGGATTTTAGGGTGACAAACaaacctctatatatatatatatatatatatatatatatgtatgtatgtatatttgcAAGGGTTTAGTTTCTGGGAAtttaagaaggaaaaggaaaaaacaataaACTTCTAGGCATCACACCTAGGATTTCCTTGGCATCACAACTTAGAGAAGGTTGTATCAGACAAGCCCCAAATAAAGCTCATAGCCTCTAAAAGTTTGGAAAACTTATTCTCCTTCCCTCTAAAATGAAAGAATTACATCCctttaaatataaaactaatACCTATTCCTAAAAGAAATTGGACTTCTTAAAACCCTAATAAGAGTTGGACCGCTTTGGCCTTTACTACTAAACCCAACTAAATAACTAcactaaaataaaatcctagaaTAAGACCTAATGGACTATTACTACAGCCTGTCCAGTGATTaggaaattacaaaattttcccTGACacttagaaataaataaaatagagattgaATTCTCACTACCTGCATCACAAAGTCAAATCAGATTTAGATTTCATGGGTTGGACAGCTCTGATTTCGAGGATTCAAGGTTAGGGATTGGTGgaaaaaatgcaagaaaatagTGAGGAATATAGGATTTCAAATGGTGAAAAGGAATAGTAGGATTTGGGaatgaaataaaacaaaaggccAAGATCCAGGGTTGCTGTTCCAAGGTTGTAAATAGTAACCCAAATAGTGTTTTGATTCTACATGAGGTATTTTGGGCTATTTGTTGGATGGGTGATTTAGGGTGCGAAGTTTGGATTTTAGGGTTTAAAAGGTGACAAATCAATGCATATTTGCAAGGTTTTAAGCTGCTAGGAATTTaagaacaacaaagaaaaacaataaattttaaggctTCACTCCTAGGATTTCCTTGGTACCACGTCGGAGAAAGTTGTATCacacaaaactcaaataaaGCGTCATACCTTctgaaaatttagaaaacttatTTTCCTTCTCTTGAATAGAAAGCATTGCATCCACATTAATAGATGACTAATACCTATTCCCAGTACAACTTGGACTTCTTGAAACCCTAATAAGACTTGGACTTGGATTCCTTGGGCTTTACTACTAAGCCTAAACTAAAGATTAAtacctatttttcttttttcttttttcctttttccctgATTGCTTGTTCAAATTTAACAGCAGATGTTCTAACTTTTTCGAATGTTGTCATGGAAAATCAGCTTTCTGTCATACATATAGTGGATTCCTTCACTTTATGATTAGATCCAAAAACCCTAGTGATAGTTTTCCACACGATAGTTGTATCAATAACTTCTTGGAGATCAGAAAACCTGTAGAGTGGGAAATTTTCTCTCAAATATCAGATCTTAGCCAACACTTGAATCAAGCAATTGTCATGTGTTCACATTCAACTACTCCACATTTGATAGTTAGCTCATCAAACTTTCTAGTATAAGCAATTACTCATACATTACCTTGGTGAAAACCATCTCATTGTAAAGTCTTTGTCTAAATCTATATTGAAGAACCTTTTCTTTAAGCGCATCTGTAACTCCTTCTATCCCATCATTGAAGGCATGTAAAATCTACCACCATGTGAAAACATATGGTGTAACCCACTTTGAAACCAAAATTGATGTAGGAAAAAGGAGAACAAAAGAATTCCTAAGTCAGGTCTGGCAGgaattagggttagggttttgtGGGAAAAGGCCAGAAAATAGTAAGGAATATAGGGTTTCTAATGGTGAAAAGAAATTAGAAGGATTTGGGGATGAAATAAAGGACAAAAGCTAAGGTCCGGGTTGCTGTTCCAGGGTTGCAAATGGTAACCAGTGAACAAAGTTTTGGCACTTTGTGGGGTATTTGGGCAATTTGATGGATGGGTGGTTAGGATtttgaagttttgaattttaggTTTTAAAATGTGACAAATCAATGCGCACTTGCAAGGTTTTAAGTTGTTGGGAAtttagaaatagaaaagaaaaacaataaacatcTAGGCACCGCACCTAGGATTTCCTTTGAGAACGTTATCACACAAACCTCAAACAATTAGATAATTTAAGCAAGAATAAGCTTAGGAAAAGAAATATTCCCGTCTCAAAATATTTGAAAGTTTACAAAATGCCATGTGttttaatgaaacaaaatatacataacAATATTCCAAAAATACTGTTAGGTGAACCATGTGTGCTTGGAAATACTCTGCACTCATACCCATCACTTGACTTTCAGCATTTTATGAAGATTATGTTTATTTTGATTCTTAAAATCTGTGTCATTTTCAAACTTTCATCTATTGTGGGACAAAGGGGATATAAAGTCTGAAATCCTTGAATTGGTGCAAAATTCTAGATCAGCTATATTTATTAGGTTTTTAAGTAGCAGAAGCAAATTTCTTTCAGAAATGAACGGTGAGTGATGCATTCATCTAGGTCAGTCATGATAAACTGTTAGGGAATCCAAATAAAAGTATTAATACTttggtttggggggggggggggatgatGGAGGCTCTCAACGGATCTTGAATCTGGATTATTTTAGGGAGAAAAGAACTTGCAAAAAccaaataagaaaaccataccAGGTCACACATATTGAAGTATAAACAGTAGACCACACTAGGAGTATAACCAAAGGTCTTATGAATtacagaaaaatattttatatataagaccACAAGACAAGAAAGCAAAGTGAGCACAAACAACAAACAAGTCATACCTTCACACCTTGTCTAGTACATCTTGTTAGACAAAATCATGACCCATTCTTCACATTGGACATCACAGCTGCAAATAAAATAATGGTGTAAGCCTTTAAAATTGCATCAGAATCAGGTTCTAGCACCCATCACTGTGAACTCTTGTAAAAATAGGACAAAAGAGCAAACTTTGATCCTTGATACAGTGATGCAGCACATGCAAACTAGCAAAACTTGACTGCATAAAAATTCAAACGTAGTGTTCTAGACAAACACAAATACACTAAAATCAGTTCCAACTTATTGATGATGCTGGAAATTTTCACTTCATTAGACGGTGGGCCCCTTACAACTCTAAAACACAATAGGATCAAACTATAGCTATATTAAGAGCCAACTGTCATAAAGCCAATTTACTTATTGTACTTAAAGGTTTTAGTCTCTGGTTGGGGCTTTCTTCCCTTACAATGACAACTAGTATTCAAACAAGTATATTCCTTCAATTTAAAATCCCAAGTTACTGGTATTGTTGTAATAATGGCAAATGTCACTGCCAATAACTTCACTTGCAAATATCGCAGGTCAAAGTCCTTCCTAGATATCAATAAAAAGGTAGGACCGTTATATGAGAAACAAAACcaggagaggagtccaataaCCAAATCTCAGTCTATTTAACTTCAAGTGCATAGACCATAACTCAATAGATAGAGTAGACAACCAAATTAGGAAGTATATGTACAAAAGAGATGATTacccaacatataaaacaataCAAGAGATATGATTCCCAACATATAATACAATTTTTGAGACAGAATGTCATCAATACTCATTCATGAACTCCATATGTCACTGGTCTACACATGAGTAATTGAAAATACATTACTAAGTCTTATAATCAGAAATTAACTCACTTCTTTGCATTATTAAGAGACTGctatttttcccctttttggcTCTTTTGCTTCTCTAGTGTTTCCTACTAACCCAACATAGAGTAGTCAAATAACTGCAGATCAATAATCAAATGGTTGTGGCAAAGCACTATTATTCTACATGATAAAGGATGCAGAATTACCTAGAAGACAGCAAGTTCTTGCCTGCTTCTTACCAATGAACCTCTGTAATTATGAACCTCCATGAAGAAATACAAACCTCGGTCTTTCAAGAAAGGTAGATCTTGTTAAAGACCTACACTCACCAATAATCACCACAACAGCAAACCCCATCCTTAAAATGATGGAACCGATTCATGTCTCTGATAATTATATCTCGCTGCACAACCTTTGATATTAACTTCATTGCAGCATGACAATCCACACATATTCGGAGGTTTTTAATGATACGAATAGGGCTCCCGGATGGCATTTTTATTAGCCCATAAGCAAGAGCTAATCTTTCACTATGTACCCATAAGAGATGCTCCTTTTCATCATCATCCACATCAACCAAAACTGCATTATGGTTAGGAACATATCCTGCCTTCctagttttcattttcaaagaTTCCAGCATCCCATTAATTAGTTTCATTTCAGGATGTGAAGTATCTCCAACAGTGAAATAATGAACTATTCCCTGGTTCTCAATCCAACTGAGACCTGGTTCCTTCTTTACCCCTCTCCTCTTCATGTTTTTCCTAACTGAGGCAACATTTCCCCACCTCCTTGCAGTGGCATATATATTTGACAATAACACATGGGTTGCTTCATCTTGGGGTTCCATTTCAAAGACACGCTGTGCAGAAATTCTACCAAGCTCAACATCATTATGGATAACACAAGCCCCAAGCAAAGCACGCCAAACCATAACACTAGGCTCAAATGGGATTTCCTTAATCAACTTGAAAGCCTTATCAAGATGTCCTGATCTCCCTAGAAGCCAGACCAAACAAGTATAGTGCTCTATACATGGTTCGATGCCATAATCCTGCACCATAGAATTAAAATAAGCTTGTCCTTGATCTAGCAGCCCAGCATTGCTACAAGCTGACAGAACGCCAACAAAAGTTAACTTGTTTGGTTTACACTTCATATCCTgcatcatttcaaaaaaatttagagccTCCCTACCCAAACCATGCATAGAATATCCTGAGATCATAGCGTTCCATGAAACTTCATCTCGTTCATTCAATGTGTCAAATATAGTACGGGCATCCTTAATGCTCCCACACTTAGCATACATATCTATTAAAGCATTACCAACAACAATATTCTTGTTATAAATGGTTTTGACTGTCAAGGAATGGATCTGGACTCCCAGATCCATGGCTGCCAGACTAGCACAAGCTCGAAGTACACTAGAGTATGTCACTTCTGTCGCACACACTTGGTATTCAAGCATATCTAAAAATAACTTGAGTGCCTTCTCCCCATCACCTGACTGCACGTAGCCAACAATCATAGTGTTCCAAGTAACATCATTTCTGTTTGGCGATTCCAAAAATAGATCCATAGAGTCCTCCATCCTCAAACACTTAGCATAGACATCCATGAGGGCATTGTAAACAAACACATCTGAGTTGAGACCAACTTTGAGTACATGAGAATGGATTTGCTTCCCCAAATCTAAACCTTTCATAGTTGCACAAGCTTGCAGAAGACTAGCAAATGTAAACTGATTAGGTACAACAAAAGCTTGCCTCATTTGACAAAACAATTCCACAGCTTCTTCACACCGATCACTTTGAGCATAACGTGCAATCATGAAACTCCAAGGAATCACGTCTTTCTTAGGGATCTCCTCAAATGCCTGCTGAGCATCATCAATGTCTCCAGACTTCGTGTACAGTTCAAGTAATGCAACACCCACATAAAGATCCTGTTCATAGCGAGTTTTCAATGCACACCCATGAACACCCTTTGCCGCACTAAAAGCCTCCAGTCCAAGACAGGCCTTGAGCACACCAGCTAAAGTAAAATTATTTGGCTTGAACCCAATTATCCTCATTTGAGAAAAGGCTCCTAATGCCTCTTCAAAACAACCATTCTCAGAATAACAAGCTACCATCCCGGTCCAAGAAACCATATCCTTACAAACAATCCCATCAAAAATTTCACTAGCATTATCAACTTGCCCACAAACAGAATAAGCATCAATAAGAGCAGTCCCAACAAATGCATTAGAGTCATGACCAAGCTTACAAACACAAGCATGAAGTGTCCAACCTAGCTCACCCCATCCCATACTCGCAAGCAACTTCAAAATAgcagaaaaaacaaaagggttAAGCTCGTGACCCTCTCTATGTAACCTGGCAAACAACTCCACACCCTCAACGAATCGCAAGGACTGCGCGTATCCCTGAATTAACGTAACAAATGAGATCGTGTTTCTCTCAGGCATTTCGTCGAACAGTTTAATAGCATCACACAACAACTCGGATTTCACATACATGTTGAGAAGAATGTTGTATCCGAACAAGTCTAAACAGCCACCTCTTTTCAGAATCTCAGAGTGGAGAGCCTTCCCTGAAGTTGGGTCACCGTTTTGGACACAATCTTGAAGCATAGTGGCGTATGCGTGAGAGTTGAACTCTGAGCTTGGAAGCTCCATACAAGTCGTGCATTGCTGGGTCAAATGGGCCACTTGGGCTGAGAAATAACGTTGTGAGAAGCATATCCAAGCGTTGGATTTTCTGCAATGTGTTAAGAAATTTA contains these protein-coding regions:
- the LOC126718089 gene encoding putative pentatricopeptide repeat-containing protein At5g13230, mitochondrial; protein product: MIRLFCYRTLPCINFLTHCRKSNAWICFSQRYFSAQVAHLTQQCTTCMELPSSEFNSHAYATMLQDCVQNGDPTSGKALHSEILKRGGCLDLFGYNILLNMYVKSELLCDAIKLFDEMPERNTISFVTLIQGYAQSLRFVEGVELFARLHREGHELNPFVFSAILKLLASMGWGELGWTLHACVCKLGHDSNAFVGTALIDAYSVCGQVDNASEIFDGIVCKDMVSWTGMVACYSENGCFEEALGAFSQMRIIGFKPNNFTLAGVLKACLGLEAFSAAKGVHGCALKTRYEQDLYVGVALLELYTKSGDIDDAQQAFEEIPKKDVIPWSFMIARYAQSDRCEEAVELFCQMRQAFVVPNQFTFASLLQACATMKGLDLGKQIHSHVLKVGLNSDVFVYNALMDVYAKCLRMEDSMDLFLESPNRNDVTWNTMIVGYVQSGDGEKALKLFLDMLEYQVCATEVTYSSVLRACASLAAMDLGVQIHSLTVKTIYNKNIVVGNALIDMYAKCGSIKDARTIFDTLNERDEVSWNAMISGYSMHGLGREALNFFEMMQDMKCKPNKLTFVGVLSACSNAGLLDQGQAYFNSMVQDYGIEPCIEHYTCLVWLLGRSGHLDKAFKLIKEIPFEPSVMVWRALLGACVIHNDVELGRISAQRVFEMEPQDEATHVLLSNIYATARRWGNVASVRKNMKRRGVKKEPGLSWIENQGIVHYFTVGDTSHPEMKLINGMLESLKMKTRKAGYVPNHNAVLVDVDDDEKEHLLWVHSERLALAYGLIKMPSGSPIRIIKNLRICVDCHAAMKLISKVVQRDIIIRDMNRFHHFKDGVCCCGDYW